One genomic window of Solanum dulcamara chromosome 10, daSolDulc1.2, whole genome shotgun sequence includes the following:
- the LOC129870461 gene encoding seed biotin-containing protein SBP65-like has translation MSSEEVVAAKDVAIDKVVQAKDAVIHGVQIGSENVADKAGVAKETALEKSKNAAGYVGQKSVEAKDATIEAGKGAVGYVGEALVGIGKATTDFATGGKK, from the exons ATGTCTTCAGAGGAAGTTGTTGCGGCCAAGGACGTTGCCATTGAcaaag TTGTACAAGCCAAGGACGCTGTAATTCATGGTGTTCAGATTGGATCTGAGAATGTTGCGGACAAGGCCGGAGTTGCAAAGGAGACTGCTCTCGAAAAGAGCAAGAATGCAGCAGGGTATGTCGGGCAGAAAAGCGTCGAGGCTAAAGACGCCACTATTGAAGCAGGAAAAGGCGCGGTGGGATATGTAGGGGAAGCTCTGGTTGGAATAGGGAAGGCCACAACCGATTTTGCTACTGGTGGGAAGAAGTGA
- the LOC129870379 gene encoding uncharacterized protein LOC129870379 isoform X1, translating into MDMKGISWVGDIYQKFEAMCLEMEDAMYQDTARYVENQVQTVGASVKRFYSDVVLDLHPQFNIDPVKVAAADLSLNPYAHTEISKKLKAKLKGGHPRGINKELIDDTQVIKGKSKSGGVYRRQNIGIKEIVRDNHPPSKKSVALCLVSGDAIKLSSDAKVRGGFEVASDRMTMMSPLVSVIEPDSAEAGKEVSNHIVNTNVPSAGISVNAAASDTSLSVDCVGKNQTDLGNTSSVGDLQSDSHADKGTHKELAGETALKISSNTHDNNVASEEINESKERSDRFCSATPEKYDLIESDVEIVDHYDESKLEETCVLVEVDRLHVPQDSVKRKSYKKKLRQVFSSKKKSTSKEYEKLVTLHGDQQPNLEPEEKVMQVLTRNSKAKNLSSANDHSESDWEFL; encoded by the exons ATGGATATGAAAGGTATATCATGGGTTGGAGATATATACCAGAAATTTGAAGCTATGTGTTTGGAGATGGAAGATGCTATGTACCAG GATACCGCTAGATATGTTGAGAATCAAGTGCAGACTGTTGGTGCAAGTGTCAAGAGGTTCTATTCAGATGTGGTGCTAGATTTGCATCCTCAATTTAACATAGATCCCGTGAAAGTTGCAGCTGCTGACTTGTCTCTTAATCCCTATGCTCACACTGAAATCAGCAAGAAGCTGAAAGCAAAACTTAAAGGAGGACACCCTAGGGGAATTAATAAGGAATTAATTGATGATACTCAAGTGATCAAGG GGAaaagcaaaagtggaggagtttATAGACGTCAAAATATTGGGATCAAAGAGATTGTCAGAGATAATCATCCTCCATCTAAGAAGTCGGTCGCTCTCTGTCTCGTATCAGGGGATGCAATTAAATTGTCCTCAGATGCTAAGGTTAGGGGAGGTTTTGAAGTGGCATCTGACCGCATGACCATGATGTCGCCCTTGGTCTCAGTTATAGAACCTGACTCTGCAGAAGCAGGAAAGGAGGTTTCCAACCATATTGTAAATACAAATGTGCCTTCAGCAGGTATATCGGTTAATGCTGCAGCTTCTGATACGAGCTTATCAGTTGATTGTGTTGGGAAGAACCAAACAGACCTTGGGAACACTTCCTCTGTTGGTGACTTGCAATCAGACTCTCATG CAGATAAGGGTACACACAAGGAGTTGGCTGGTGAGACTGCATTAAAGATTAGCAGTAATACTCACGATAATAATGTTGCCAGCGAGGAGATCAATGAGTCCAAAG AGAGATCAGATAGATTTTGTTCTGCTACACCTGAGAAGTATGACTTGATCGAGTCCGATGTGGAAATTGTTGACCATTATGACGAATCAAAGTTGGAGGAAACTTGTGTCCTGGTTGAAGTGGACAGACTTCATGTTCCACAGGATTCAGTCAAACGAAAGTCATACAAG AAGAAGCTCAGGCAAGTTTTTTCTTCGAAAAAAAAGTCAACGAGTAAAGAGTATGAGAAGCTTGTAACATTACATGGAGATCAACAGCCTAACCTAGAGCCTGAAGAAAAGGTGATGCAGGTTCTCACCAGAAACTCGAAAGCAAAAAATTTGTCATCAGCTAATGATCATTCTGAATCTGACTGGGAGTTTCTCTAG
- the LOC129870379 gene encoding uncharacterized protein LOC129870379 isoform X2, which produces MDMKGISWVGDIYQKFEAMCLEMEDAMYQDTARYVENQVQTVGASVKRFYSDVVLDLHPQFNIDPVKVAAADLSLNPYAHTEISKKLKAKLKGGHPRGINKELIDDTQVIKGKSKSGGVYRRQNIGIKEIVRDNHPPSKKSVALCLVSGDAIKLSSDAKVRGGFEVASDRMTMMSPLVSVIEPDSAEAGKEVSNHIVNTNVPSAGISVNAAASDTSLSVDCVGKNQTDLGNTSSVGDLQSDSHDKGTHKELAGETALKISSNTHDNNVASEEINESKERSDRFCSATPEKYDLIESDVEIVDHYDESKLEETCVLVEVDRLHVPQDSVKRKSYKKKLRQVFSSKKKSTSKEYEKLVTLHGDQQPNLEPEEKVMQVLTRNSKAKNLSSANDHSESDWEFL; this is translated from the exons ATGGATATGAAAGGTATATCATGGGTTGGAGATATATACCAGAAATTTGAAGCTATGTGTTTGGAGATGGAAGATGCTATGTACCAG GATACCGCTAGATATGTTGAGAATCAAGTGCAGACTGTTGGTGCAAGTGTCAAGAGGTTCTATTCAGATGTGGTGCTAGATTTGCATCCTCAATTTAACATAGATCCCGTGAAAGTTGCAGCTGCTGACTTGTCTCTTAATCCCTATGCTCACACTGAAATCAGCAAGAAGCTGAAAGCAAAACTTAAAGGAGGACACCCTAGGGGAATTAATAAGGAATTAATTGATGATACTCAAGTGATCAAGG GGAaaagcaaaagtggaggagtttATAGACGTCAAAATATTGGGATCAAAGAGATTGTCAGAGATAATCATCCTCCATCTAAGAAGTCGGTCGCTCTCTGTCTCGTATCAGGGGATGCAATTAAATTGTCCTCAGATGCTAAGGTTAGGGGAGGTTTTGAAGTGGCATCTGACCGCATGACCATGATGTCGCCCTTGGTCTCAGTTATAGAACCTGACTCTGCAGAAGCAGGAAAGGAGGTTTCCAACCATATTGTAAATACAAATGTGCCTTCAGCAGGTATATCGGTTAATGCTGCAGCTTCTGATACGAGCTTATCAGTTGATTGTGTTGGGAAGAACCAAACAGACCTTGGGAACACTTCCTCTGTTGGTGACTTGCAATCAGACTCTCATG ATAAGGGTACACACAAGGAGTTGGCTGGTGAGACTGCATTAAAGATTAGCAGTAATACTCACGATAATAATGTTGCCAGCGAGGAGATCAATGAGTCCAAAG AGAGATCAGATAGATTTTGTTCTGCTACACCTGAGAAGTATGACTTGATCGAGTCCGATGTGGAAATTGTTGACCATTATGACGAATCAAAGTTGGAGGAAACTTGTGTCCTGGTTGAAGTGGACAGACTTCATGTTCCACAGGATTCAGTCAAACGAAAGTCATACAAG AAGAAGCTCAGGCAAGTTTTTTCTTCGAAAAAAAAGTCAACGAGTAAAGAGTATGAGAAGCTTGTAACATTACATGGAGATCAACAGCCTAACCTAGAGCCTGAAGAAAAGGTGATGCAGGTTCTCACCAGAAACTCGAAAGCAAAAAATTTGTCATCAGCTAATGATCATTCTGAATCTGACTGGGAGTTTCTCTAG